One stretch of Chryseobacterium indologenes DNA includes these proteins:
- a CDS encoding DUF6759 domain-containing protein, translated as MKKILLLLASVLFFSVSAQKKGKDYSEILKSNNIYEINAFLRDAHPDDPRRSVLKPRVMEMMKEYIKNAHPEDQKVKDMQEMLALLRRRPSTKITFDEMNAIIKQKQIAKYKAELAAKKSTETYTPSNAQNTFVVNTAANAAIPNAEAEEFNMLMNISPIEHQNKTVKILNSLFDNDPNAKECIVLIQNQSDCNIIVRMEGVGTIKYRLAVPAHKDNSIVVEKGQYLFTSLVCGAQYASQKTIQKPIMVALGSATAK; from the coding sequence ATGAAAAAAATACTTTTACTTCTTGCCTCGGTCTTGTTTTTCAGTGTATCTGCTCAAAAGAAAGGAAAAGATTACAGTGAAATTCTGAAAAGCAATAATATCTATGAAATCAATGCATTTCTAAGAGACGCTCATCCTGATGACCCCCGAAGATCTGTCCTGAAACCACGGGTAATGGAAATGATGAAGGAATACATCAAAAATGCACATCCGGAAGACCAAAAAGTAAAAGATATGCAGGAAATGTTGGCCTTATTAAGGAGAAGACCTTCTACTAAAATCACCTTTGATGAAATGAATGCTATTATCAAGCAGAAACAGATTGCTAAATATAAAGCCGAGCTTGCAGCCAAAAAATCAACAGAAACCTATACCCCAAGCAACGCACAGAATACTTTTGTAGTGAACACAGCAGCGAATGCTGCCATTCCTAATGCTGAAGCCGAGGAATTTAATATGTTAATGAATATCTCTCCTATTGAACATCAAAACAAAACCGTCAAAATCCTTAATTCTTTATTCGACAATGATCCTAACGCCAAGGAATGTATTGTTCTCATTCAAAATCAATCAGACTGCAATATTATTGTAAGGATGGAAGGGGTTGGTACTATTAAATACAGGCTTGCCGTACCGGCTCATAAAGATAATTCCATTGTGGTGGAGAAAGGCCAGTATCTTTTCACAAGTTTGGTCTGTGGTGCACAGTATGCCTCACAAAAAACCATTCAAAAACCAATCATGGTAGCTTTAGGTAGCGCAACAGCAAAATAA
- the trmB gene encoding tRNA (guanosine(46)-N7)-methyltransferase TrmB: MGKNKLARFAENKILPNVIQPTRDQALEGFELKGKWRENFFKNDNPIVLELGCGKGEYSVGLAKTFPDKNFIGIDIKGARFWFGAKEAVENGMTNVAFLRSQIELVDHFFAENEVDEIWITFPDPQIKYKRTKHRLTHPDFLARYKKFLKPGGIVHLKTDSEFLHGYTLGYLQGAGYEIITAHHDIYGAPEYDPNTPHLRDIQTYYEQLFSAKGKTITYIKFRIN; encoded by the coding sequence ATGGGCAAGAATAAATTAGCAAGATTTGCAGAAAATAAGATATTACCAAATGTAATTCAACCTACAAGAGATCAGGCTTTAGAAGGCTTTGAACTTAAAGGAAAATGGAGAGAAAATTTCTTTAAAAATGACAACCCGATTGTTCTGGAGCTAGGCTGTGGAAAAGGAGAATACTCTGTAGGATTGGCTAAGACATTTCCTGATAAGAACTTTATCGGAATTGATATAAAAGGAGCAAGATTCTGGTTCGGGGCAAAAGAGGCCGTTGAAAACGGAATGACTAATGTTGCCTTTTTAAGATCACAGATTGAGCTTGTAGATCATTTCTTTGCTGAAAATGAAGTGGATGAAATCTGGATTACCTTCCCAGATCCACAAATCAAATATAAAAGAACAAAACACAGACTGACCCACCCGGACTTTTTAGCCCGTTATAAAAAATTCCTGAAACCAGGAGGAATTGTTCATCTGAAAACTGATTCTGAATTCCTTCACGGATATACTCTCGGCTATTTACAAGGAGCTGGATACGAAATTATCACGGCCCACCACGATATTTACGGAGCTCCGGAATACGATCCTAACACCCCACATTTGAGAGACATCCAGACATATTATGAACAATTGTTCTCAGCAAAAGGAAAAACAATAACCTATATAAAATTCCGGATCAACTAA
- a CDS encoding DUF6759 domain-containing protein, with amino-acid sequence MKKKILTILFFTFLTPCFTLAQKSKDILKSTNIKEIEEYLKTAHPDDPKKSVLKPKLIALKNAEWTKGARTAKPMEARPVIADIPKNVMNDPHSNEAEEFKRLIAETSAEHREKTELLLNTMLNEDITRKESILLFKNNSDCNIVLRIEGNDYYNLAVPAHGENFIIVNKGSYTLNSNVCDMKYFSQKDIKRSIFVTIDNPGHPVAQNVSTTKTPSEKPFKKRKK; translated from the coding sequence ATGAAAAAAAAAATTTTGACGATTTTATTTTTCACTTTCCTTACTCCCTGCTTTACTCTTGCACAAAAAAGTAAAGACATCTTAAAAAGCACAAATATCAAGGAAATTGAAGAATATCTTAAGACCGCACACCCTGACGATCCTAAAAAAAGTGTGCTGAAACCAAAGCTCATTGCTCTAAAAAACGCTGAGTGGACAAAGGGGGCACGTACTGCCAAACCTATGGAAGCAAGACCTGTTATTGCAGATATTCCAAAAAATGTGATGAATGATCCTCATTCTAATGAAGCAGAGGAATTCAAGCGTTTAATTGCCGAAACATCTGCAGAACACAGAGAGAAAACCGAATTGCTTCTCAATACCATGCTTAATGAAGATATTACCAGGAAAGAATCGATTCTTTTATTTAAGAATAATTCAGACTGCAATATTGTTCTAAGGATAGAAGGTAATGATTATTATAATCTTGCTGTGCCTGCTCATGGAGAAAACTTCATTATAGTTAATAAAGGCTCTTATACACTAAACAGTAATGTCTGTGATATGAAGTACTTCTCTCAAAAAGATATAAAAAGAAGTATCTTTGTAACCATAGACAATCCGGGACACCCAGTGGCACAAAATGTATCAACCACAAAAACGCCATCTGAAAAACCATTTAAAAAAAGAAAAAAATAG
- a CDS encoding DUF6759 domain-containing protein codes for MKKLLVLTGISMILTSCSVNYGGYPIRNPYPTNIGGGSAANTEREYNELMKTYKPETAEVLSDLLNNDDPGNPKTSISVENKSPCNMVLTVSGNGFFKKIPIGAGKIGYTMVTKNQNYSLSGMVCNSRYQSNKFITTSYSITLRN; via the coding sequence ATGAAAAAGTTATTAGTTCTTACCGGGATTTCAATGATCCTTACCAGCTGTAGTGTTAATTATGGTGGTTATCCCATTAGAAATCCCTATCCTACCAACATAGGTGGCGGTAGTGCAGCTAATACAGAAAGAGAATATAATGAACTGATGAAGACTTACAAACCTGAAACAGCTGAAGTTCTCAGTGATCTTCTCAATAATGATGACCCTGGTAATCCCAAGACTTCCATTTCTGTAGAGAATAAATCTCCATGCAATATGGTTCTTACGGTAAGCGGAAACGGATTCTTTAAAAAAATCCCTATTGGTGCCGGAAAAATAGGATATACTATGGTTACTAAAAACCAAAACTACAGCTTATCCGGTATGGTTTGTAACTCACGATACCAATCTAACAAGTTTATAACAACTTCTTATTCGATAACGCTTAGAAACTAA
- a CDS encoding bacteriocin-like protein translates to MKNLKNIPRDALKTIKGGFKLCTQGCNTEIGEICCGVICKVGEVLIPADPSIPTVVVCPKR, encoded by the coding sequence ATGAAAAATTTAAAAAATATCCCAAGGGATGCTTTAAAAACAATTAAAGGAGGATTTAAATTATGTACACAAGGCTGTAATACTGAAATAGGAGAAATATGCTGCGGGGTTATATGTAAGGTGGGAGAAGTTTTAATACCAGCAGATCCTAGTATTCCAACAGTTGTTGTTTGCCCAAAAAGATAA
- the rpsB gene encoding 30S ribosomal protein S2, which produces MAKANVKDLLEAGVHFGHMTRKWNPNMAPYIFMEKNGIHIVDLHKTAVKLDEACSALEKLTSAGKKVLFVATKKQAKEVVAKHASELNMPYITERWPGGMLTNFVTIRKAVKKMNSIDKMKKDGTFETLSKKERLQVDRQRANLEKNLGSIADMVRLPSAVFVVDILREHIAVTEAKKLGIPVFGIVDTNSDPRKVDFVIPGNDDASKSIDMILSVVSESIKEGQSQRKADKEKSKEEGEKVSADTDADFDAE; this is translated from the coding sequence ATGGCAAAAGCAAATGTAAAAGACCTTTTAGAGGCTGGCGTACACTTCGGTCACATGACTAGAAAGTGGAACCCAAATATGGCTCCATACATTTTTATGGAGAAGAACGGTATTCACATTGTAGACTTACATAAAACAGCAGTTAAATTAGATGAAGCGTGCAGCGCTTTAGAAAAATTAACTTCTGCAGGTAAAAAAGTTCTTTTCGTAGCTACTAAGAAGCAAGCGAAAGAGGTGGTTGCAAAACACGCTTCTGAACTTAATATGCCTTATATTACAGAAAGATGGCCTGGAGGTATGTTAACGAACTTCGTTACTATCAGAAAGGCGGTAAAGAAGATGAACTCTATCGACAAAATGAAAAAAGACGGTACGTTCGAAACTTTATCTAAAAAAGAAAGATTACAAGTTGACAGACAAAGAGCTAACCTAGAGAAGAACTTAGGTTCTATCGCTGACATGGTGAGACTTCCATCTGCTGTATTTGTAGTTGACATCTTAAGAGAACACATCGCGGTAACTGAAGCTAAGAAACTTGGTATTCCAGTTTTCGGTATCGTTGATACAAACTCTGACCCTAGAAAAGTTGACTTCGTTATCCCAGGAAACGATGATGCTTCTAAGTCTATTGATATGATCCTTAGCGTAGTTTCTGAATCTATCAAAGAAGGTCAGTCTCAAAGAAAAGCTGATAAAGAAAAATCTAAAGAAGAAGGAGAAAAAGTATCTGCTGATACAGATGCTGATTTCGATGCAGAATAA
- the rpsI gene encoding 30S ribosomal protein S9 produces MSIVHKIGRRKTSVARVYVRPGSGNITVNGKDAKEYFSTDVMVYKLNQPFILSETVGQYDVTVNVFGGGNTGQAEAIRLGISRALCEINAEFRLALKPAGLLTRDARMVERKKPGQKKARKRFQFSKR; encoded by the coding sequence ATGTCTATAGTTCACAAAATCGGAAGAAGAAAAACTTCTGTAGCAAGAGTTTATGTAAGACCAGGTTCTGGAAACATTACAGTAAACGGTAAAGATGCTAAAGAATATTTCTCTACAGACGTGATGGTTTACAAATTAAACCAACCGTTCATCCTTTCTGAGACTGTTGGTCAGTATGACGTTACCGTAAACGTATTCGGTGGTGGTAATACAGGTCAGGCAGAAGCTATCAGATTAGGTATTTCAAGAGCTTTATGCGAAATCAACGCTGAGTTCAGATTAGCATTAAAGCCAGCTGGTTTACTTACAAGAGACGCAAGAATGGTGGAAAGAAAGAAGCCAGGTCAGAAAAAAGCAAGAAAGAGATTCCAATTCTCAAAACGTTAA
- the rplM gene encoding 50S ribosomal protein L13 translates to MNTLSYKTVSANKATANKEWVVVDAEGQPLGRLASTVAKILRGKHKTNFTPHVDCGDNVIVLNAGKITLSGNKWADKTYIWHTGYPGGQKSMTAAELQKKDSLKVLEKSVKGMLPKNRLGAAILKNLYLYEGTEHKHEAQQPKTINVNEFK, encoded by the coding sequence GTGAATACATTAAGTTACAAAACTGTTTCAGCGAACAAAGCTACTGCTAATAAAGAATGGGTTGTGGTAGACGCTGAAGGACAGCCGTTAGGTAGACTAGCTTCTACGGTTGCAAAGATTTTGAGAGGTAAGCACAAAACGAACTTTACACCTCACGTAGATTGTGGTGATAACGTGATCGTTTTGAATGCTGGGAAAATTACACTTTCCGGAAACAAGTGGGCTGATAAGACTTATATCTGGCATACAGGATATCCTGGTGGACAGAAGTCTATGACTGCGGCTGAACTTCAAAAGAAAGATTCTTTAAAGGTATTAGAGAAGTCTGTAAAAGGTATGTTGCCTAAAAACAGACTAGGTGCTGCTATCCTTAAGAACCTTTATTTATATGAAGGAACTGAGCACAAACATGAAGCTCAACAGCCTAAAACAATTAATGTTAACGAATTTAAATAA
- a CDS encoding DUF3667 domain-containing protein: MSHGKIREDKTCLNCGHQVEERFCPHCGQENTERRLPFYFLFTHFIEDFTHYDGQFWGTVKNLLFKPGKLTNTYLEGKRQKFVPPVKLYIFVSFITFFVFALFPMVNIGSSDKHNEKQGDTGLVKIMKPIKAIGTQKIIDSIKAKKILTEEDSLAIEKLEMVPDSADVEKILDMDRTIDSGDGNYKTKKSYDSAKAKNPGSFDFVERPIIHKYFELKEHGITKKELLSNMIEKSFHNLPKALFIYLPLFAFFLWVFHNKKKWWYFDHGIFTLHYFSFLLLTILLIFLFGKLTKLTEIKALNALLYFVITIITIYSMGYFFIAHRRVYRSHGLVSIIVGIILFTINFFAFMFLLAGLALVSFMMLH; the protein is encoded by the coding sequence ATGAGCCACGGAAAGATACGAGAAGATAAAACCTGCCTGAATTGTGGGCATCAAGTAGAAGAAAGATTCTGCCCTCATTGCGGACAGGAAAATACTGAACGCAGACTGCCTTTCTATTTTCTTTTCACCCATTTCATTGAAGACTTCACTCATTATGATGGTCAGTTCTGGGGAACCGTAAAAAATCTGTTATTCAAACCGGGTAAACTAACAAACACATACCTTGAAGGGAAGAGACAAAAATTCGTTCCTCCAGTGAAACTCTATATTTTTGTCAGCTTTATTACATTTTTTGTATTTGCCCTGTTTCCTATGGTTAATATAGGTTCCAGTGACAAGCATAATGAAAAACAAGGCGATACAGGTCTTGTAAAAATTATGAAACCCATTAAAGCTATTGGAACACAGAAAATAATAGATAGTATAAAAGCTAAAAAAATACTCACTGAAGAAGATTCTCTTGCTATCGAAAAATTAGAAATGGTTCCTGATTCCGCTGATGTGGAAAAAATACTGGATATGGACAGGACAATAGATTCCGGTGATGGAAACTATAAAACAAAAAAGTCGTATGACTCAGCTAAAGCTAAAAATCCAGGATCCTTTGATTTTGTAGAAAGACCGATTATCCATAAATACTTCGAGCTCAAAGAACATGGCATTACTAAAAAGGAGCTATTAAGCAATATGATCGAAAAATCTTTTCACAATCTGCCTAAAGCCCTATTCATCTATCTCCCTTTGTTTGCATTCTTTTTATGGGTATTTCACAATAAGAAAAAATGGTGGTATTTTGATCATGGGATTTTTACCTTGCATTATTTCTCTTTCTTATTGCTTACCATTTTACTGATATTCCTATTTGGAAAACTTACCAAACTAACAGAAATTAAAGCTCTTAATGCACTCCTCTACTTTGTAATAACGATCATTACAATCTACAGTATGGGATATTTCTTTATTGCTCATCGACGGGTTTATCGCTCACATGGGCTGGTAAGCATTATAGTCGGGATCATATTATTTACTATAAATTTCTTTGCATTCATGTTTTTACTTGCAGGACTCGCTCTGGTAAGTTTTATGATGCTCCATTAA
- a CDS encoding methylmalonyl-CoA mutase family protein: protein METQKYTPTNKVRIVTAASLFDGHDAAINIMRRVIQGTGCEVIHLGHDKSAEEVVNTAIQEDANAIALTSYQGGHNEYFKYIYDLLREKNSPQIKIFGGGGGVILPEEIKELMSYGIDRIYSPDDGRELGLQGMIDDLVHRSDFATGKDVTAHDLDSISFENSTSIARIISAVENFSDEKPELVKAIDEKSKDLNIPIIGITGTGGAGKSSLTDELVRRFLRSNTDKKIAIISIDPSKKKTGGALLGDRIRMNAINDPRVYMRSMATRENNVSVSPFIHSALNVLKLAHPDVIILETSGIGQSGSEVSDFADVSMYVMTPEYGASTQLEKIDMLDYADLVALNKSDKRGALDALQAVRKQFQRNHLLWESPLEDMPVYATKASQFNDHGTTELYNRLVSKVNEKFADLGLKTFVEQEVTDEVTIIPPKRVRYLSEIVENNKQYDTNVQKQAELARKMYHIEGVKNIISNEALDTEYQKAEKELQQENIDFLKTWDDTKKAFHAEFYSYFVRGKEIKVETSTESLSHLRIPKIALPKYNDWGDLIQWKGQENLPGSFPYTAGIYPFKRTGEDPTRMFAGEGGPERTNRRFHYVSAEMPAKRLSTAFDSVTLYGQDPALPPDIYGKIGNAGVSIATLDDAKKLYSGFDLVNALTSVSMTINGPAPMLLAFFMNAAIDQNVEKYIKENGLEAKVEAKLKEKFDDKGLERPKYNGELPPSNNGLGLQLLGLTGDEIIPADVYAEIKAKTIATVRGTVQADILKEDQAQNTCIFSTEFALRLMGDVQEYFIKEKVRNFYSVSISGYHIAEAGANPVSQLAFTLANGFTYVEYYLSRGMDINDFAPNLSFFFSNGIDPEYSVIGRVARRIWAKAMKLKYGADERSQMLKYHIQTSGRSLHAQEIDFNDIRTTLQALYAIYDNCNSLHTNAYDEAITTPTEQSVRRAMAIQLIINKELGLAKNENPLQGSFIIEELTDLVEEAVYAEFDRITERGGVLGAMETMYQRSKIQEESMHYEWLKHTGEYPIIGVNTFLGKDGSPTVLPGEVIRSTEEEKQAQIESLHNFQKANEDKSDEALRKLQHAAINQQNLFEVMIDAVKFCSLGQITNALFEVGGKYRRNM from the coding sequence ATGGAAACCCAAAAATATACTCCAACCAACAAGGTAAGAATCGTAACCGCTGCGTCATTGTTTGACGGACATGATGCTGCGATCAATATTATGCGTCGTGTCATCCAGGGGACTGGATGTGAAGTGATTCACTTAGGACATGACAAATCAGCAGAGGAAGTTGTCAATACAGCGATCCAGGAAGATGCTAATGCCATTGCATTAACTTCATATCAGGGAGGTCACAATGAATATTTCAAATATATCTACGATCTTTTAAGAGAAAAAAATTCACCACAGATCAAAATTTTTGGTGGTGGTGGTGGTGTTATCCTTCCGGAAGAGATTAAAGAACTGATGTCTTACGGAATCGATAGAATCTATTCTCCGGATGACGGCCGTGAACTTGGTCTTCAGGGAATGATTGATGATTTGGTACACCGTTCAGATTTTGCAACAGGAAAAGATGTAACAGCCCATGATTTAGACTCAATCAGTTTTGAAAACTCAACGAGCATTGCCAGAATTATTTCTGCCGTTGAGAACTTTTCAGATGAAAAGCCTGAATTAGTAAAAGCGATTGATGAGAAATCAAAAGATCTGAATATTCCAATCATTGGTATTACAGGTACCGGCGGTGCCGGAAAATCTTCTTTAACCGATGAGTTGGTAAGACGTTTCTTACGTTCCAATACTGATAAAAAAATTGCAATTATTTCCATTGACCCTTCCAAAAAGAAAACAGGAGGAGCACTTCTTGGGGACAGAATCCGTATGAATGCAATTAATGATCCAAGAGTATACATGCGTTCAATGGCAACTAGAGAAAACAACGTTTCTGTTTCTCCGTTTATCCATTCAGCATTAAATGTTTTGAAACTGGCTCATCCGGATGTGATCATCCTTGAAACTTCGGGAATCGGGCAATCCGGATCAGAGGTTTCAGACTTTGCAGATGTTTCCATGTATGTGATGACTCCGGAATATGGTGCATCTACACAGTTGGAAAAAATTGATATGTTAGATTATGCTGATCTGGTTGCTTTAAATAAATCTGACAAACGTGGAGCTCTTGATGCTCTTCAGGCAGTAAGAAAGCAATTCCAGAGAAACCACCTTCTATGGGAAAGCCCATTGGAGGATATGCCGGTTTACGCAACAAAGGCATCTCAATTCAACGACCACGGTACCACTGAGCTTTACAACAGATTGGTTTCAAAAGTAAACGAAAAATTTGCTGATTTGGGACTTAAAACTTTTGTTGAACAGGAAGTTACAGACGAAGTGACGATCATTCCTCCCAAAAGGGTACGTTATCTTTCTGAAATCGTTGAAAATAACAAACAATATGATACTAATGTTCAAAAACAGGCTGAGCTTGCAAGAAAAATGTATCATATTGAAGGAGTCAAAAATATTATTTCCAATGAAGCTTTAGATACTGAATATCAAAAAGCAGAAAAGGAACTTCAACAGGAAAATATTGATTTCCTGAAAACATGGGATGATACTAAAAAAGCTTTCCATGCAGAATTTTATTCATATTTCGTGAGAGGAAAAGAAATTAAAGTAGAGACTTCTACAGAATCTTTATCTCACTTAAGAATTCCGAAAATTGCATTACCAAAGTACAACGACTGGGGTGATCTGATCCAGTGGAAAGGCCAGGAAAACCTTCCGGGAAGCTTTCCTTATACTGCTGGAATCTATCCGTTCAAAAGAACGGGTGAAGATCCAACACGGATGTTCGCAGGAGAAGGAGGTCCGGAAAGAACCAACAGACGATTCCATTATGTGTCTGCAGAAATGCCTGCAAAACGTTTATCCACCGCTTTTGACTCGGTAACGTTATATGGTCAGGATCCAGCTTTACCACCGGATATCTATGGTAAAATTGGTAATGCAGGAGTTTCTATTGCAACCTTGGATGATGCTAAAAAACTATATTCAGGATTTGATTTAGTGAATGCACTGACTTCTGTTTCTATGACCATCAATGGCCCTGCTCCAATGCTACTGGCTTTCTTTATGAATGCTGCGATTGACCAGAATGTTGAAAAATACATCAAGGAAAATGGATTAGAGGCTAAAGTTGAAGCTAAGCTTAAAGAAAAATTTGATGATAAGGGCTTAGAAAGACCAAAATACAACGGCGAACTTCCGCCATCCAATAATGGGTTAGGATTACAGCTTTTAGGATTAACTGGTGATGAAATTATCCCTGCTGATGTTTATGCTGAAATTAAAGCTAAAACCATTGCTACGGTTCGTGGTACTGTTCAGGCTGATATTTTAAAGGAAGATCAGGCTCAGAATACCTGTATCTTCTCTACTGAATTTGCCCTAAGATTAATGGGTGACGTTCAGGAATACTTTATCAAGGAAAAAGTAAGAAACTTCTATTCTGTTTCTATTTCGGGATATCACATTGCCGAAGCTGGAGCCAATCCTGTTTCTCAGCTTGCCTTCACATTAGCTAACGGTTTCACCTATGTGGAATACTACCTGTCTAGAGGAATGGACATCAATGATTTTGCCCCGAACTTATCCTTCTTCTTCTCTAACGGTATTGACCCTGAATATTCAGTGATCGGACGTGTAGCAAGAAGAATCTGGGCAAAAGCTATGAAACTGAAATATGGGGCAGACGAAAGAAGCCAGATGTTGAAATACCATATCCAGACTTCCGGACGTTCTCTTCACGCTCAGGAAATTGATTTCAACGATATCAGAACAACACTTCAGGCGCTTTATGCGATCTATGATAATTGTAACTCACTTCACACGAATGCTTACGATGAAGCAATTACAACACCTACAGAACAATCTGTAAGAAGGGCCATGGCCATTCAGTTGATTATAAACAAAGAATTAGGTCTTGCTAAAAACGAAAACCCACTTCAGGGATCTTTCATTATTGAAGAGCTAACAGACCTTGTGGAAGAAGCTGTGTATGCAGAGTTCGACAGAATTACCGAGAGAGGGGGTGTACTGGGAGCTATGGAAACCATGTACCAGCGTTCTAAGATCCAGGAAGAATCTATGCATTACGAATGGCTGAAACACACCGGAGAATATCCAATCATCGGGGTGAATACATTCCTTGGAAAAGATGGTTCTCCAACCGTACTTCCAGGAGAAGTTATCCGTTCTACTGAGGAAGAAAAGCAGGCACAGATTGAATCCCTTCACAACTTCCAGAAAGCTAATGAAGATAAATCTGATGAAGCTTTGAGAAAGCTCCAGCATGCAGCGATCAACCAACAGAACTTATTTGAAGTCATGATTGATGCGGTTAAATTCTGCTCTTTAGGACAGATCACCAATGCTCTATTTGAAGTGGGTGGTAAGTATAGAAGAAACATGTAA
- a CDS encoding diphthine--ammonia ligase gives MKPKALFNWSSGKDSALALYKIIQEDQYEVCTLLTSINKEFQRISMHGVHVHLLDRQASLLNIPLTKMELPKEPSMEEYQKIMNTTMAEIQAQGITHSIFGDIFLEDLRQYREKQLNSIGMKAVFPLWKQSTSDLIQEFLALGFKTIVTCVNGTYLDQSFAGRIIDQQFLDDLPENVDPCGENGEFHTFTFDGPVFKSPVQFEIGETVKKTYPKPKSNPEDQNEEYVFWFCDLIPK, from the coding sequence ATGAAGCCTAAAGCCTTATTCAACTGGAGCAGCGGAAAAGATTCTGCATTGGCTCTTTACAAAATAATACAGGAAGATCAATACGAGGTATGCACTCTATTAACCAGTATCAACAAAGAGTTTCAAAGAATTTCTATGCACGGTGTTCATGTTCATCTGTTGGACCGGCAAGCCTCTCTTCTCAACATTCCTCTTACTAAAATGGAACTTCCAAAGGAACCTTCCATGGAAGAATATCAGAAAATTATGAATACCACCATGGCTGAGATACAGGCTCAGGGGATTACCCATTCTATTTTTGGGGATATTTTTTTGGAAGATCTCCGCCAATACAGAGAAAAACAATTAAACTCTATCGGTATGAAAGCTGTATTTCCTCTTTGGAAACAAAGTACATCTGATCTTATTCAAGAGTTTTTAGCGTTAGGATTTAAAACTATTGTAACCTGTGTAAATGGAACTTATTTAGACCAAAGTTTTGCCGGAAGAATCATTGACCAGCAGTTCCTTGATGATCTCCCTGAAAATGTAGATCCCTGTGGGGAAAATGGGGAATTCCATACGTTTACTTTTGATGGGCCTGTTTTTAAAAGCCCTGTTCAGTTTGAAATTGGAGAAACAGTGAAAAAGACTTACCCCAAACCGAAATCTAACCCTGAAGATCAGAATGAAGAGTATGTTTTCTGGTTTTGCGATCTTATCCCCAAATAA